The Lysobacter gummosus genome includes a region encoding these proteins:
- a CDS encoding M16 family metallopeptidase: MPPRRPVAIAALAFALSLALGGAHAQAPQPPPAGFQAGPCVEGICEYRMSNGLRVLLFPDATQPTVTLNLIYAVGSLQENYGETGMAHLLEHMLFKGTPSHRDIPGEMKKRGIGFNAQTSLDRTNYFASFPANDATLDWLLGLEADRMVHSDIARKDLDSEMTVVRNEMENGENSEVSALSERVRSTAYLWHHYGNSTIGARSDVEHVPIERLQAYYRAWYRPDNATLVLTGRIDPAKTLGTVARYFGAVPKPAEPMRAFYTREPAQDGEREVTVRRVGDLRLLMAAYHIPAATHADAAPLGILDDILGHTPGGRLYKALVETGLAASIGVGGEQMPDPGLLTALAALPKDGDVAKAEQVLIEQLEQIQKKPISAEEVEAAKQRARNSFERAYTNVGAVAMALSDPVVAGDWRLYFQYRDALEKVTADDVNRVARAYLQSSNRTFGRFVPTQAPQRVTIPEAPTAASVLQGYTGKLALEAGEHFDPTPANIEARTQTITLDTGVGQGLKLALLPKKTRGGTVIVSANFHFADTDSLRGRDTAGNVAGALMMRGSQELSREQIDARFEALKTTARIGGGLQSARIGLTTRREQLSDALALAAKVLRTPTYPDKEFEQYRLQAITGLEASRQEPGQIASQALAQHFDPWPAGHPLHFKSLDESLAAIKALKVEDVRAFHREFYGSAEGEISVIGDFDPAAVKQQLQALFADWKPRHAYAPIPTHYIDVAAEQRRFETPDKPNGVLLANVNLSLKDIDPDYPALVAANYILGGGTLKSRLGDRIRQKEGLSYGVGSDLDADASRDGRDDAGSWSVQAIAAPENLEQVERAMREELARLVKDGVGAEELKDAVSGLLTQREQARASDPAVAGGWVSNLFYGRTMQFAADLDAKFKALTVESVNAAIRRHLKPEQFSVYAAGDFAAAKNKAPVKAKAAGP; this comes from the coding sequence ATGCCGCCACGCCGTCCCGTCGCCATCGCCGCGCTCGCCTTCGCCCTGAGCCTCGCCCTCGGCGGCGCCCATGCGCAGGCGCCGCAACCGCCGCCCGCGGGTTTCCAGGCCGGGCCCTGCGTGGAAGGCATCTGCGAGTACCGCATGAGCAACGGCCTGCGCGTGCTGCTGTTTCCCGACGCCACCCAGCCCACGGTCACGCTCAACCTGATCTACGCGGTCGGCTCGCTGCAGGAGAACTACGGCGAAACCGGCATGGCGCATCTGCTCGAGCACATGCTGTTCAAGGGCACGCCGAGCCATCGCGACATTCCCGGCGAAATGAAGAAGCGCGGCATCGGCTTCAACGCCCAGACCTCGCTGGACCGCACCAACTACTTCGCCTCCTTCCCCGCCAACGACGCCACGCTCGACTGGCTGCTGGGGCTGGAAGCCGATCGCATGGTGCATTCGGACATCGCGCGCAAGGACCTGGACAGCGAGATGACCGTGGTCCGCAACGAAATGGAGAACGGCGAGAACAGCGAAGTCTCGGCGCTGTCCGAACGCGTGCGCTCCACCGCCTATCTGTGGCATCACTACGGCAACAGCACCATCGGCGCGCGCAGCGATGTCGAGCACGTGCCGATCGAGCGCCTGCAAGCCTATTACCGCGCCTGGTACCGGCCCGACAACGCCACCTTGGTGCTCACCGGCCGCATCGATCCGGCCAAGACCCTGGGCACGGTCGCGCGCTATTTCGGCGCGGTGCCCAAGCCGGCCGAACCGATGCGCGCCTTCTACACGCGCGAGCCGGCGCAGGACGGCGAACGCGAGGTCACCGTGCGCCGTGTCGGCGATCTGCGCCTGCTGATGGCGGCGTACCACATCCCCGCCGCCACCCATGCCGACGCCGCGCCGCTGGGCATTCTCGACGACATCCTCGGCCATACCCCGGGCGGCCGCCTGTACAAGGCGCTGGTCGAAACCGGACTGGCCGCCAGCATCGGCGTGGGCGGCGAACAAATGCCCGACCCCGGCCTGCTGACGGCGCTGGCCGCGCTGCCCAAGGACGGCGATGTGGCCAAGGCCGAACAGGTGTTGATCGAGCAGCTCGAACAGATCCAGAAAAAACCGATCAGCGCCGAGGAAGTGGAAGCGGCCAAGCAGCGCGCGCGCAACAGCTTCGAACGCGCCTACACCAACGTCGGCGCCGTGGCGATGGCGCTGTCGGACCCGGTGGTCGCCGGCGACTGGCGCTTGTATTTCCAGTACCGCGACGCCCTGGAGAAAGTCACCGCCGACGACGTCAATCGTGTCGCCCGCGCCTATCTGCAATCGAGCAACCGCACCTTCGGCCGCTTCGTGCCGACCCAGGCGCCGCAACGGGTCACTATCCCCGAGGCGCCGACAGCGGCGAGCGTGCTGCAAGGCTATACCGGCAAACTCGCGCTGGAAGCGGGCGAGCATTTCGATCCCACGCCGGCCAACATCGAAGCGCGCACGCAAACCATCACTCTCGATACCGGCGTGGGCCAGGGGCTCAAGCTCGCCTTGCTGCCGAAGAAAACCCGCGGCGGCACCGTCATCGTTTCGGCCAACTTCCATTTCGCCGACACCGATTCGCTGCGCGGCCGCGACACCGCCGGCAACGTCGCCGGCGCGCTGATGATGCGCGGCAGCCAGGAGCTGAGCCGCGAACAGATCGACGCGCGCTTCGAAGCGCTCAAGACCACCGCGCGCATCGGCGGCGGCCTGCAGTCGGCGCGGATCGGCTTGACCACCCGCCGCGAGCAACTGAGCGATGCGCTCGCGCTGGCGGCGAAAGTGCTGCGCACGCCGACCTATCCGGACAAGGAATTCGAGCAGTACCGCCTGCAGGCGATCACCGGCCTGGAAGCCTCGCGCCAGGAGCCCGGGCAGATCGCCAGCCAGGCGCTGGCGCAGCACTTCGACCCGTGGCCGGCCGGGCACCCGCTGCATTTCAAGTCGCTGGACGAATCGCTGGCGGCGATCAAGGCGCTGAAGGTCGAGGACGTACGCGCCTTCCATCGCGAGTTCTACGGCAGCGCCGAAGGCGAGATCAGCGTGATCGGCGATTTCGATCCGGCCGCGGTCAAGCAGCAGTTGCAGGCGCTGTTCGCCGACTGGAAACCCAGGCACGCCTACGCGCCCATTCCCACGCATTACATCGATGTGGCGGCGGAACAACGCCGCTTCGAGACTCCGGACAAGCCCAATGGCGTGTTGCTGGCCAACGTCAATCTGTCCTTGAAGGACATCGACCCGGATTATCCCGCGCTGGTCGCGGCCAATTACATTCTCGGCGGCGGCACACTCAAATCGCGCCTGGGCGATCGCATCCGCCAGAAGGAAGGCCTGAGCTACGGAGTGGGCAGCGACCTGGACGCCGACGCCAGCCGCGACGGCCGCGACGACGCCGGCAGCTGGTCGGTGCAGGCGATCGCCGCGCCGGAGAACCTGGAGCAGGTCGAGCGCGCGATGCGCGAAGAGCTGGCGCGTCTGGTCAAGGATGGCGTGGGCGCGGAGGAACTGAAGGACGCGGTGTCGGGCCTGCTCACCCAGCGCGAACAGGCGCGCGCCTCAGACCCGGCGGTGGCCGGTGGATGGGTAAGCAATCTGTTCTACGGCCGCACCATGCAGTTCGCCGCCGACCTGGATGCCAAGTTCAAGGCGTTGACGGTGGAGTCGGTGAATGCGGCGATCCGCAGGCACCTTAAGCCGGAGCAATTCAGTGTTTATGCGGCGGGGGATTTTGCCGCGGCGAAGAACAAGGCGCCGGTGAAGGCGAAAGCGGCAGGACCGTAA
- a CDS encoding collagenase yields MSFVPKPTQALLFGLAVAAASFLSYALPWASMIEPAQPAAPAPVAHATVSPHAGGTAASSQGSAPRAQPSLQGASRRQPATERQLFGEHQQDRALAPARRAPQQPFLVDRRDSAYDGAALRRDLLRRPSFARTSPALKAAACDVNAFGALSGAALVSAVKAASADCINQLFGVTGANAYATFREAQMVSIASAFATSARGYDGSNADSTLQLVLFLRAGYYVQYYDSSVGAYGNALRDAIRPALDAFAANANFGRVNDVHGEVLAEYVTLIDSSTENARYVYVVKRLLDSYNSGYNAYYWMKVAVNNAYTVTFRGHQDAAFRALVQSDSSIVETLYNFADRNFAMLGQDNDYLVANAGRELGRFLQYDGALKTLARARVKTLLDRSAVTGPTARLWVGVGEMADYYDAGNCAQYGLCDFVARVQAAALPIQHTCSATLRLRAQSMSAAELASTCATVAGQETYFHRELATGGVPVAGDGNASLEMAVFDSSDDYAIYAGAIYGIDTNNGGMYLEGNPSLPGNQARFIAYEAEWLRPQTFEIWNLTHEYVHYLDGRFDMWGDFAAAMKQKTVWWVEGFAEYMSYRYRGVVNDGAQAEAARGTYALSRVYQNDYNSGQTLVYRWGYLAVRFMFEQRRDQVNAILGYFRPGNYSGYATYMGGIGASNDAAFSAWLPCVAQPDAPGCGTTPNQPPVAGFNFAASGLRVDFSDTSTDADGRIVARSWNFGDGSTSTAANPSKTYAAAGSYSVQLTVTDDRGASRSTTRTVTVSDAGLPECVGSDIRVLGKNCTRSNVSGTVGNYTYFYLYVPAGTAQLRIDVAGGSGNANLYVSTRNWATRESYEYRSTNAGNTESVTISQPSAGYVYVSLYGVTAFNGVRVTTRY; encoded by the coding sequence ATGTCCTTCGTACCCAAACCGACCCAGGCGTTGTTGTTCGGCCTGGCCGTCGCCGCCGCGAGTTTCCTCAGTTACGCCCTGCCGTGGGCGTCGATGATCGAGCCGGCACAACCCGCCGCGCCCGCGCCCGTCGCCCATGCCACGGTAAGCCCGCATGCCGGCGGCACCGCCGCGAGCTCGCAAGGCTCCGCCCCGCGCGCGCAACCTTCGCTGCAAGGCGCATCGCGCCGGCAACCGGCGACCGAGCGCCAGTTGTTCGGCGAACATCAACAAGATCGCGCGCTGGCCCCGGCGCGCCGCGCGCCGCAGCAACCGTTCCTGGTCGATCGCCGCGACAGCGCCTACGACGGCGCCGCATTGCGCCGCGATCTGCTGCGCCGGCCCTCGTTCGCGCGCACCTCGCCGGCGCTCAAGGCCGCGGCCTGCGACGTCAACGCTTTCGGCGCGCTCAGCGGCGCGGCGCTGGTCAGCGCGGTCAAGGCTGCCAGCGCGGATTGCATCAACCAGTTGTTCGGTGTCACCGGCGCCAATGCCTACGCGACGTTCCGCGAAGCGCAGATGGTCAGCATCGCCAGCGCCTTCGCCACCTCGGCGCGCGGCTACGACGGCAGCAACGCCGACAGCACCTTGCAACTGGTGTTGTTCCTGCGCGCCGGCTATTACGTGCAGTACTACGACAGCAGCGTCGGCGCCTACGGCAACGCGCTGCGCGACGCGATCCGTCCGGCCCTGGACGCGTTCGCCGCCAACGCCAACTTCGGCCGGGTCAACGACGTCCACGGCGAGGTGCTGGCCGAGTACGTCACCCTGATCGACAGTTCGACCGAAAATGCGCGCTATGTGTACGTGGTCAAGCGTTTGCTCGACAGCTACAACAGCGGCTACAACGCGTATTACTGGATGAAGGTGGCGGTCAACAACGCCTACACCGTGACCTTCCGCGGCCACCAGGATGCGGCCTTCCGCGCCCTGGTGCAGTCCGACAGTTCGATCGTCGAGACCTTGTACAACTTCGCCGACCGCAACTTCGCCATGCTCGGCCAGGACAACGATTACCTGGTCGCCAACGCCGGCCGCGAGCTGGGGCGGTTCCTGCAATACGACGGCGCGCTGAAGACGCTGGCGCGCGCGCGGGTCAAGACCTTGCTCGACCGCTCCGCGGTCACCGGCCCTACCGCGCGCCTGTGGGTGGGTGTCGGCGAAATGGCCGACTACTACGACGCTGGCAACTGCGCGCAGTACGGCCTGTGCGATTTCGTCGCGCGGGTGCAGGCGGCGGCGCTGCCGATCCAGCACACCTGCAGCGCGACGCTGCGTCTGCGCGCGCAGTCGATGAGCGCGGCCGAACTGGCCTCGACCTGCGCCACGGTGGCCGGGCAGGAAACCTATTTCCACCGCGAGCTCGCCACCGGCGGCGTGCCGGTCGCCGGCGACGGCAATGCCAGCCTGGAAATGGCTGTGTTCGACAGCAGCGACGACTACGCCATCTATGCCGGTGCGATCTACGGCATCGACACCAACAACGGCGGCATGTACCTGGAAGGCAATCCGTCCTTGCCCGGCAACCAGGCGCGCTTCATCGCCTACGAGGCCGAGTGGCTGCGTCCGCAGACCTTCGAAATCTGGAACCTGACCCACGAGTATGTGCATTACCTGGACGGCCGCTTCGACATGTGGGGCGATTTCGCCGCGGCGATGAAGCAAAAGACCGTGTGGTGGGTCGAAGGCTTCGCGGAATATATGTCCTACCGCTATCGCGGCGTGGTCAACGACGGCGCCCAGGCCGAAGCCGCGCGCGGGACCTATGCGCTCAGCCGCGTCTACCAGAACGATTACAACAGCGGCCAGACCCTGGTGTATCGCTGGGGCTATCTGGCGGTGCGCTTCATGTTCGAACAGCGCCGCGATCAGGTGAACGCGATCCTGGGGTATTTCCGCCCCGGCAACTACAGCGGCTACGCCACCTACATGGGCGGCATCGGCGCGAGCAACGACGCGGCCTTCAGCGCCTGGCTGCCGTGCGTGGCCCAGCCCGATGCGCCGGGTTGCGGCACCACGCCGAACCAACCGCCGGTGGCGGGCTTCAACTTCGCCGCCAGCGGCTTGCGGGTGGACTTCAGCGATACCTCCACCGATGCCGACGGCCGCATCGTCGCGCGCAGCTGGAACTTCGGCGACGGCAGCACCTCGACCGCGGCCAATCCCAGCAAGACCTATGCCGCGGCCGGCAGCTACAGCGTGCAGCTCACCGTCACCGACGATCGCGGCGCCAGCCGCAGCACCACGCGCACGGTGACCGTCAGCGACGCCGGCCTGCCCGAGTGCGTGGGCAGCGACATCCGCGTGCTGGGCAAGAACTGCACGCGCAGCAATGTGTCGGGCACGGTCGGCAACTACACCTACTTCTATCTGTACGTACCGGCCGGAACCGCGCAATTGCGCATCGACGTGGCCGGCGGCAGCGGCAACGCCAATCTTTACGTCAGCACCCGCAACTGGGCGACGCGCGAGTCGTATGAGTACCGGTCGACCAATGCGGGCAACACCGAGTCGGTGACGATTTCGCAGCCGTCGGCCGGGTACGTCTATGTCAGCTTGTATGGCGTGACTGCGTTCAATGGCGTGCGGGTGACTACGCGCTACTGA
- a CDS encoding 1-acyl-sn-glycerol-3-phosphate acyltransferase — protein MPVDPNAKPSLPPDADGVVLRLPPNVPQVRRNRLTRWIGRSILRIGGWRMVGKFPDIPRAVLIGAPHSSNWDGVWGFAAKAAMGLDVKIIAKDSLFRVPLLGVLLRRMGVIPINRSAAHGVIEQATSMIRGAERFWLGIAPEGTRKAVERWKAGFWKIAKAADVPVVPAYFHYPDKIIGIGDMFHLGEDMDADMRRIRDWYKPWQGKHHGTV, from the coding sequence ATGCCAGTTGATCCGAACGCCAAGCCTTCCCTTCCGCCCGACGCCGACGGCGTGGTGCTGCGGCTGCCGCCCAATGTGCCGCAGGTCAGGCGCAACCGCCTGACCCGCTGGATCGGCCGCAGCATCCTGCGCATCGGCGGCTGGCGCATGGTCGGCAAGTTTCCCGACATCCCGCGCGCGGTGCTGATCGGCGCGCCGCATTCGTCCAACTGGGACGGCGTGTGGGGCTTCGCGGCCAAGGCCGCGATGGGCCTGGACGTGAAGATCATCGCCAAGGATTCGCTGTTCCGGGTGCCGCTGCTGGGCGTGCTGTTGCGGCGGATGGGGGTGATCCCGATCAACCGCAGCGCCGCGCATGGGGTGATCGAGCAGGCCACCTCGATGATCCGCGGCGCCGAGCGTTTCTGGCTGGGCATCGCCCCGGAAGGCACGCGCAAGGCGGTGGAGCGCTGGAAGGCCGGGTTCTGGAAGATCGCCAAGGCCGCCGATGTGCCGGTGGTGCCGGCGTATTTCCACTACCCGGACAAGATCATCGGGATCGGCGACATGTTCCATCTGGGCGAGGACATGGACGCGGACATGCGGCGGATTCGCGATTGGTACAAGCCGTGGCAGGGCAAGCATCACGGCACTGTTTGA
- the ubiB gene encoding ubiquinone biosynthesis regulatory protein kinase UbiB, with product MRSAIRAWRIGRVLLRYRLDDLLDDTPAERWLKLARPFVPRASVEIAAMSRGARLRLALQELGPIFVKFGQILSTRRDLVPPDIAIELALLQDRVAPFDGETARRIVEGTLERKIEDAFERFDIEPLASASIAQVHAARLPAEGGRPAREVVVKVLRPDIEGKIAGDIALLNALAALVDRAHPAADKIRPRAIVAEIESTLAAELDLQREGANASVLRRFWADSDDMYVPEVIWSHTSERALTLERVYGIPSDDIAALDEAGIDRRALAAKGVRVFYTQVFRDNFFHADAHAGNIWVDSDPSRRSNPRFIALDFGIMGQLSDEDQYYLAENFMAIFNRDYRRIAELHVQAGWIPAHIRIDELEAATRAVCEPYFTRPLSEISLAEVLVKLFRTAQRYELTLQPQLILLQKTLLNIEGVGRLLDPKLDIWAVARPVLQRILLDRYSPQRLASEFRKRLPELVTRAPEMPRLLHAWLSQQVSGQHELKMRSSDITDLNRTIKDAVRRTVAAILGTGLLIVAAVLYGLESGGPRFWSIPASSWIAGLGGLWALLAAWPRRKRDVR from the coding sequence ATGAGGTCCGCCATCCGCGCCTGGCGCATCGGCCGCGTGTTGCTGCGCTACCGCCTCGACGACCTGCTCGACGACACCCCGGCCGAGCGCTGGCTCAAGCTCGCCCGTCCGTTCGTGCCGCGCGCCTCGGTCGAGATCGCGGCGATGTCGCGCGGCGCGCGCCTGCGCCTGGCCTTGCAGGAACTCGGGCCGATCTTCGTCAAGTTCGGCCAGATCCTGTCCACCCGCCGCGATCTGGTGCCGCCGGATATCGCCATCGAACTGGCGCTGCTGCAGGATCGGGTCGCGCCGTTCGACGGCGAGACCGCGCGACGCATCGTCGAGGGCACGCTGGAACGCAAGATCGAGGACGCGTTCGAACGGTTCGACATCGAGCCGCTGGCCTCGGCCTCGATCGCCCAGGTGCACGCCGCGCGCTTGCCGGCCGAAGGCGGCAGGCCGGCGCGCGAAGTCGTGGTCAAGGTGCTGCGGCCCGACATCGAGGGCAAGATCGCCGGCGACATCGCGCTGTTGAACGCGCTGGCGGCGCTGGTCGATCGCGCCCACCCGGCCGCGGACAAGATCCGTCCGCGCGCGATCGTGGCCGAGATCGAAAGCACCCTGGCCGCCGAGCTGGACCTGCAGCGCGAAGGCGCCAACGCCAGCGTGCTGCGCCGGTTCTGGGCCGACAGCGACGACATGTACGTGCCCGAGGTGATCTGGTCGCATACCAGCGAACGCGCGCTGACCCTGGAGCGCGTATACGGCATTCCCTCCGACGACATCGCCGCCCTGGATGAGGCCGGCATCGACCGCCGCGCGCTCGCCGCCAAGGGCGTGCGGGTGTTCTACACGCAGGTGTTCCGCGACAACTTCTTCCACGCCGACGCCCACGCCGGCAACATCTGGGTGGACAGCGATCCGTCCCGGCGCAGCAACCCGCGTTTCATCGCGCTCGACTTCGGCATCATGGGCCAGTTGTCCGACGAGGATCAGTACTACCTCGCGGAAAACTTCATGGCGATCTTCAACCGCGACTATCGCCGCATCGCCGAACTGCACGTGCAGGCCGGCTGGATTCCCGCGCACATCCGCATCGACGAACTCGAAGCGGCCACGCGCGCGGTGTGCGAGCCGTATTTCACCCGTCCGCTCAGCGAAATCTCGCTGGCCGAGGTGCTGGTCAAGCTGTTCCGCACCGCGCAGCGTTATGAGCTGACCTTGCAGCCGCAGCTGATCTTGTTGCAGAAGACCTTGCTCAATATCGAAGGCGTGGGCCGGTTGCTCGATCCCAAGCTCGACATCTGGGCGGTGGCGCGGCCGGTGCTGCAGCGCATCTTGCTGGATCGCTACAGCCCGCAGCGTCTGGCGAGCGAATTCCGCAAGCGCCTGCCCGAGCTCGTGACCCGCGCGCCGGAAATGCCGCGCCTGCTGCATGCGTGGCTGAGCCAGCAGGTGTCGGGGCAGCACGAGTTGAAGATGCGTTCGAGCGACATCACCGACCTTAATCGCACGATCAAGGATGCGGTGCGGCGCACGGTCGCGGCGATTCTCGGCACTGGTCTGCTGATCGTGGCGGCGGTGTTGTATGGGCTGGAATCGGGCGGGCCGCGCTTCTGGTCGATCCCCGCGTCGTCGTGGATCGCGGGACTGGGCGGGTTGTGGGCGTTGTTGGCGGCGTGGCCGCGGCGGAAGCGCGACGTGCGTTGA
- a CDS encoding GntR family transcriptional regulator, with protein MSIVPRSLSDQAFEVVRERILSTQIPPLAPIRQELLAEELGISKIPLREALGRLEQQGLLASHPNRGFFVPALTSNEAEEVFALRLKIEPEAAADASLAADDSEHAAARAALAALENAGTDDAHAVVRFNRSFHLALVRPGGRQITAQLVERLQVLAERYVRKHLEPAGREARAASEHRAILQAWLQRDAALVSRLLSEHILTTLHDLRVQLEQIGPDEPAKTPRRRRRVAAAD; from the coding sequence ATGAGCATCGTGCCCCGTTCGCTGTCCGACCAAGCCTTCGAAGTGGTCCGCGAACGGATTCTGTCGACGCAGATTCCGCCGCTCGCGCCGATCCGCCAGGAACTGCTGGCGGAGGAACTGGGGATCAGCAAGATTCCGCTGCGCGAGGCGCTGGGCCGACTGGAACAGCAGGGCCTGCTGGCCTCGCATCCCAATCGCGGTTTCTTCGTTCCGGCGCTGACCTCGAACGAGGCCGAGGAAGTGTTCGCGCTGCGCCTGAAGATCGAACCCGAGGCCGCCGCCGACGCCAGTCTGGCCGCCGACGACAGCGAGCACGCCGCCGCGCGTGCGGCGCTGGCGGCGCTGGAAAACGCCGGCACCGACGACGCCCACGCGGTGGTGCGCTTCAATCGCAGCTTCCATCTGGCGCTGGTGCGCCCGGGCGGACGCCAGATCACCGCGCAACTGGTCGAGCGCCTGCAGGTGCTGGCCGAACGCTATGTGCGCAAGCACCTGGAACCGGCCGGACGCGAAGCGCGCGCGGCCAGCGAGCACCGCGCCATTCTCCAGGCCTGGCTGCAGCGCGATGCGGCCCTGGTGAGCCGGCTGCTGTCGGAACACATCCTCACCACCCTGCACGACCTGCGCGTGCAGTTGGAGCAGATCGGGCCGGATGAGCCGGCGAAGACGCCGCGGCGGCGGCGGCGCGTGGCGGCGGCGGACTGA
- the arfB gene encoding alternative ribosome rescue aminoacyl-tRNA hydrolase ArfB, giving the protein MAITIPEQELVERFVRSTGPGGQNVNKVATAVELRFDIAQSPSLPDAVRERLLTKRDRRVTGEGVLVISAQRFRTQDRNRQDARERLAAFVDSGLRAPKPRIATKPSRAAKERRIGAKKERGATKRNRSQTDWD; this is encoded by the coding sequence ATGGCTATCACGATTCCCGAGCAGGAATTGGTCGAGCGTTTCGTACGTTCGACCGGCCCGGGCGGGCAGAACGTCAACAAGGTCGCAACAGCGGTGGAACTGCGCTTCGATATCGCGCAGTCGCCTTCGCTGCCCGACGCCGTGCGCGAGCGCCTGCTGACCAAGCGCGACCGGCGGGTGACCGGCGAGGGCGTGCTGGTGATCAGCGCGCAGCGTTTCCGCACCCAGGATCGCAACCGCCAGGATGCGCGCGAGCGTCTGGCGGCGTTCGTAGACAGCGGCCTGCGCGCGCCCAAGCCGCGCATCGCCACCAAACCCAGCCGTGCCGCCAAGGAGCGCCGGATCGGGGCCAAGAAAGAACGCGGCGCGACCAAGCGCAATCGTTCGCAAACCGATTGGGACTGA
- a CDS encoding LysR family transcriptional regulator: MATTRSLSPRFAYKGDRLKPLRAFCQTARLGSVSRAAEALYLSQPAVTLQLQALEREMGVRLLERSGRRLTLTREGQELYELARPLVEGLDSLDGAFRERIRGLDAGDLNVAAGSSTILYLLPKIVEAFRAAHPEVRMTLHNVTGAGGLDLLRSDAVDLAVGSMLDVPGDLSYAPVYRFEPMLITPRDHPLAKLDRVTLQDLSPFGLILPPQRLTTYRMVDVVFQQNRVPYTVALEVGGWEVIKQYVAMGLGISIVTAICLTDADRSRLSARSLAEYFPSRSYGVVVRKGKYLSPQARAFTELIQPDLFVRGDYYATGQSDR, from the coding sequence GTGGCCACGACGCGCTCGCTAAGTCCGCGATTTGCATACAAAGGGGATCGGCTGAAGCCCCTGCGGGCGTTCTGCCAGACCGCGCGGCTGGGCTCAGTCTCACGTGCCGCTGAGGCTCTGTACCTCAGTCAGCCGGCGGTGACCCTGCAGTTGCAGGCGCTGGAGCGCGAAATGGGGGTGCGCCTGCTCGAGCGCAGCGGCCGCCGCCTGACCCTGACCCGCGAGGGCCAGGAGCTGTACGAACTGGCCCGACCCCTGGTCGAGGGCCTGGACAGCCTGGACGGCGCCTTCCGCGAGCGCATCCGCGGCCTGGACGCGGGCGATCTCAACGTCGCCGCCGGCAGCTCGACCATCCTGTATCTGCTGCCGAAGATCGTGGAAGCGTTTCGCGCCGCGCACCCGGAAGTGCGCATGACCCTGCACAACGTCACCGGGGCGGGCGGGCTGGACCTGCTCAGATCGGACGCGGTCGACCTGGCGGTGGGTTCGATGCTCGACGTGCCCGGCGACCTCAGCTACGCGCCGGTCTACCGGTTCGAGCCGATGCTGATCACCCCGCGCGACCATCCGCTGGCCAAGCTCGACCGGGTGACCCTGCAGGACCTGAGTCCGTTCGGCCTGATCCTGCCGCCGCAGCGCTTGACCACCTATCGCATGGTCGATGTGGTGTTCCAGCAGAACCGGGTGCCCTACACCGTCGCGCTGGAAGTCGGCGGCTGGGAAGTGATCAAGCAGTACGTGGCGATGGGCCTGGGGATCAGCATCGTCACCGCGATCTGCCTGACCGATGCCGATCGTTCGCGGTTGTCGGCGCGTTCGCTGGCCGAGTATTTCCCATCGCGCAGTTATGGCGTGGTGGTGCGCAAGGGCAAGTACCTGTCGCCGCAGGCGCGCGCGTTCACCGAGTTGATCCAGCCGGATTTGTTCGTGCGCGGGGATTACTACGCGACCGGGCAGTCGGATCGCTGA
- a CDS encoding pseudouridine synthase encodes MVHDSALARGETDFAADRLREQFGRPIFLVHRLDRATSGCLLLAFDRETASALGKVLMSGEVQKDYLTVCRGWPAEDAFEVDHDLDGGPGKPLKKPAQTRFQVLARTELALPSAGFETSRYALLRAQPQTGRFRQIRRHLKHLSHHMIGDTSHGDGRHNRSFRMMGIHRMLLHAQRLAFTHPGSGERLRATAPPDAEFAKALALFGRVELD; translated from the coding sequence ATGGTTCACGACAGCGCGCTGGCGCGCGGGGAAACCGACTTCGCCGCCGACCGCCTGCGCGAGCAGTTCGGCCGGCCGATCTTCCTCGTGCACCGGCTCGATCGCGCCACCAGCGGCTGCCTGCTGCTGGCGTTCGATCGCGAAACCGCCTCGGCGCTGGGCAAGGTGCTGATGTCGGGCGAAGTGCAAAAGGACTATCTGACGGTGTGCCGGGGCTGGCCGGCGGAGGATGCGTTCGAGGTCGATCACGATCTCGACGGCGGCCCGGGCAAGCCGTTGAAGAAGCCGGCGCAGACCCGGTTCCAGGTACTGGCGCGCACCGAGCTGGCGCTGCCGTCGGCGGGGTTCGAGACTTCGCGCTACGCCTTGCTGCGCGCGCAGCCGCAGACCGGGCGCTTTCGCCAGATCCGCCGCCACCTCAAGCACCTGTCGCATCACATGATCGGCGATACCAGCCACGGCGACGGCCGCCATAACCGCAGCTTCCGCATGATGGGCATCCATCGCATGCTGCTGCACGCGCAGCGGCTGGCGTTCACCCATCCGGGCAGCGGCGAGCGCTTGCGCGCGACGGCGCCGCCGGACGCGGAATTCGCCAAGGCGCTGGCCTTGTTCGGTCGGGTCGAACTGGATTGA